In the genome of Natronorubrum daqingense, the window TTGAATCGATGCTCATGACTCCGTCTGATCCGACAGTCCTCCACTCGATAAACGGCTGGCTTGCACTCGGCGGGATGCGCTGTCGTCGCCGTATTCTGCCTCTCGCGGCGTTCTCCGTCGGCAGTCACGCTTCAGTGACTGTCAACACGTGGCCGTCCGGATCGCGAATAACGGCCGTCGTGTCGGACGCTCGCTCGAGCGAGCACACCCGTTCCGAGACGGCGGAAACCACCGCGTCCAGATCGTCGGTTTCGAACCCGAGATCCACGTGAACCCCCCCTCTCGCGTCCGCGAGACCGAGGTGTGGCTCCCACAACTCGAGGGCCATCGGCCCGTCCATCCGGACGCGTTTTCGGTCGTCGCCCACGTCGACGGTCTCGAAGCCCAATTCGCCGTACAGGTCGGCCGCGCGCTCGAGGGCTTCGACTTCGAGAACGACCTCGAAGATGCCGTCGATCCCCGGCCCGTCGACGGACTGTTGACCCAATTCGACGCAGTTGCCGTCCGGGTCGTACAGGTACAACGACCGACTCGACCCGAACTCGGCTTCCTCGAGGTCGTAGGTTTCGCTCAGTCGGTCCCACCAGTCGTCGTACTCTCCGCTCGGAATCGAGAAGGCGTAGTGAGTGTGCAACCCGCCCCGAGGAACGCCGTCCGGGCGTCTGAGAACGAGGTCGGTCGATCCCGCGGAGAACCGCAACTCCGAGTCGGTTTTCCCCTCGAGCGTCAATTCCAGCGTCTCCTCGTAGAACGACCGCGCTCGCTCGAGGTACTTGACCTCGAGGGCGAGCCAGGACAGGCCAGTGAGCATGTAGCCAGGTGTACACCAGACAGTGTCATAGAAGCGTCGCCGAGTGCACGTACGTTTATGGCCGAAACGACCGTATCGACGGTATGACCTTCCGCGTCGACGAGCACGCCAGCGAGATTCAGGAGATCGACCACTTCGACGGTGGTATCGGCTGGATCGCCCATCCCGAAGAGCGGATGAAACGGGCGAGTCACGCCCTCGAGAAAGACGGCGAGGTCTGGGTCATCGATCCCGTCGACGCGCCGGGAGTCGATAATCTGCTTACGGAACTCGGCGACGTCACCGGCGTCGTCGTCTTGCTCGACCGACACACGCGGGACGCCGAGACGGTCGCGAACCGGCACAACGTTCCCGTCTACCTCCCCCGATTCTTCGACGGCGTCACCGAAGACCTCGACGCGCCGGTCGCTCGCTTCTCCGACGAGCTTTCGGATACCGGTATCGGAGCCCTCGAACTCGTCGACAGCCGATTCTGGCAGGAAGCCGCGTTGTACGACCGCGAGGAGGGAACGCTCGTCGTCCCCGAATCGCTCGGCGCCTCGTCGTACTTCCTCGCCGGTTCCGAGCGCCTGGGCGTCCATCCGATGCGTCGACTCGTTCCGCCGAGGGATGCCCTCGAGCGATTCTCGCCGGAACGGATCCTCGTCGGTCACGGGGCTGGGATTACGACCGACGCACCGAGTGCGCTCGAGGAGGCACTTTCGACCTCGCGTCGGCGCATCCCGCGACTCACCGCGGGAATGCTCTGGCGACTCGGCCCGTTTTCAGGGTGAGGGAACACAGCTAACTACGACCGGCGTGTACGTTCGATGTGGTATACATCACGCGGGCACTGGTCGACGTACTGCTCGATCTGGCGAGCGACGCCGATCCGGACCGCGTGACGACGGGCGTCTCCATCACGCCGGCAGGCGAACTCGAGGGTGCCGACGGACTCCCACCCGAGACGCCCGTGTTCACGGACTTTCTGCTCCCCAATCTGGGAAACGCCGTCAACGCCGTCTTCGGCGTCGATCTCTCGACGCCGGCCAGACAGTTTCAGGGGCGGTTCGTCTCGCACCCAGTTCGCGAACTCGAGGTGACCAAACGAGACGACCTCGCACAGGTCGTCTTCGTCGCCGTTCCGCCCTGGGAGTACGGCGAGCGGACGTTCGCCGCCTTCGACCGTCGCGGCGAGCGACACCCACTCGAGGTTCTCGACGCACATCCGCCGGAGCAGTCGCTTCGCGGGTGAGTGGTCGGAAAATAGGGGCTCGAATTGCGACGTCCGTCCGTTCGGCCGACACTGGCGCCAAAAGCTGCTTATCCGCTCGGCGTCGACGGCCCGTCACCGATTATCTGGTCGATGATGCTTCCACGGTTCGATTCCTCTCGTTGGTCGTCTTCGTTCGATCGAGAGGGGAAATCAGGAATGTGTGGCATGCGAGTTCGACCTCCACGCGATCCTAGCCGCCTCGCTTCGGATAAACGGAGGGCTTACATGCAAAACGGGCCCGCCTTCCCCCGGTTTTCGCTCACTCGAGGTAGCCTAATCCGCGTAGCTGTTCGGTGATCTCTTCGAACTCGGCTTCGGTGAGCTCGCCCTGTTTCTGGTGTTGGATGACGATGCTGCGGAGCAAAAAGCGTGTGAGGTCGCTCGTGCTCTGGAAGCTGGTTCCTTCGATCGTGTCTTCGACGCGATCAGCGAGGTCCTTCGGGATCGACACCGTCGTGTATTCGGTCATAGTCGGATACTCCGTGGCCGTCGCCAAAGGCGTGTCGACACTCGAGGCTGGGCCTCGACGCGAGAGCGTACTGGAGCAGTGACAGTCGCGTCAGTCTTCGTAGCGGTTTTGCTTTCGGACTCATTACCCCTACGTATGGGAGTCCGGCCACCGTCGAACGGAGACGACGACGAACCCGAGAGCGTCGAGTTCGGTATCGCTGCTGTGGACGCACAACTCAGAGACGCTGACCTCTCGTTTCCGGCGACGAAAGACGACGTCGCCGCGGAACTCGGTCACGAACAGATCGCCTACGATGTCCACGGGAACACGGTCTCACTCGGCGAGATGATCGACCGAGTAGAGACCGGAGAGTTCCGCTCGCGTCAGGAACTGCTCAACGAACTCCATGGCCCCTTCGAGGAGTACCGAGAGAACAACTCCGGTGGCATGTTCCAACAGATGCGCTCGATGCTTCCGTTCTGAGGACACTCGAGGACATTCCGAGGATACTCGAGGTCGTTCTGTAGAACACTTTCAGAGGCTGCGTTCGGACGGGTAGCCGATTCGGCTGTGACCTCGTTCTTCGCCACCCTTTTGCCCACGGTCAGCACCGAGACCTTCATACGCGATACGCGTTCGTTGGATACCGCTCGCCGGACACCGTGAGTTCGTTAGTCGTCGTCGCGCTGTCGACTCCGGCGGGTGATCTGCTCGAGGCGACGGCGTTGTTCGCGATGGAGCGTGACGAGCATGTCCGAGAGGACGCCGAACATGAGCAGTTGCACGCCCAACAACACCGCGGCCGCCGAGACCATCGCGAGGATTTCGTGACCGATGCCGTATTGGACCCATCGCCAGAGGACGTACGTCGCGATGACTCCACCGGAGGCGATTCCGCCGATCCCGAGGCTCCCGAAGTAGAATAGCGGGTTGTTCGTCTTGGCGAGCGAGTAGAGCGCGAGGATGATCGTGCCGCCGTCTGTGACCGGGTGGAGGTTCGTCTCCGATTCGTCGGGCCTGGCGCCGTAACTGACCGGGACGACCGTCGTCTCGACGCCATGTTTGACGCACTCGACGGCGAGTTCGGTCTCGATCGTAAACCCGTCGGAGTCGAGCGAAAGCCGTTCGAACGAGTCGACGGTGAACGCGCGGTACCCCGAGAGAATATCGTCGTAGTCGGCCCCGTGTATGAACCGAAACGACCTGTTGATCACCCGATTGCCGAAGCCGTTCAGGGCCTTCATCGCGTCGTCGTCCATGTCCGCAAAGCGGTTGCCGATGACGTGCTCGTACCCCCGAGAGAGCGGCTCGAGCATGCGATCCGCGTCGGCGGGATCGTACGTACCGTCGCCGTCGAGCATCAACACGTAGGGGACGTTGACGTACTCGAGCGCCTCGCGGACTGCCTGTCCCTTTCCGTTTCCGGACTGAACGAGGACGTGTGCGCCGCGGTCGCGGGCGATCTCGCACGTCTCGTCGTCCGAGTCGCCGTCGACGACGAAGACGTTCGTGTATCCCTCGTCGTGAAACCCGTCGATAACGTCGCCGATCGTGGCCGCCTCGTCGAGCGTCGGGATGAGGATACAGACCTCGTCAGTGCTGATGTCGCGCGTTTCCTGACTCATGGCGATAACCTCGCCGTCGCCCACGGAGATATTCGGACCCGCGCGAACCGCATCATCATCCATCGGCAGGTATTCTGCCCCGTGACTGCAAAAGTATACTGATCGAGTTCTCAACAACAGTGTCACGAAAAGCGATCTGTCTCGATCGCTGGGTCACCAGGTCAGGCCCTCGTATGCGTCGAGCGTCGACTCGTCGACGTCGATTCGCCGCCCGTCGACGACGATTCGCTGGGCCATTCCCTCGAACGATAGCTCGTCGAACTCCGGCCAGTCTGTCGCCACGACGGCCCCGTCTGCACCCTCGAGTGCGTCACTGGCAGATCCGGCGAACTCGACGGTCGGGTACTCGGAACGGACGTTCTCGACTGCAACCGGGTCGTACGCGACGACGGTGGCGTCACGCTCGTGTAGCGTGTCGATGACGTCTAACGCGCGCGACTTTCGGACATCGTCAGTTCCCGGCTTGAACGACAGCCCGAGGACGGCGATTCGGGACCCCTCGAGCGACTCGTCGCCTTCGCCCGAGACGTGCTTCTCGAGGAGGTCGACGAGTCGTCGCGGCTGGGCGTCGTTGACCGCGACGACGGCATCGAGTAGTTCCGGTTCGTACTCCTGTTCGCGTGCCCCCGCGCGTAAGGCGGCGACGTCCTTCGGGAAACACGAACCGCCCCAGCCGAGCCCCGAGCGCATGAACTGGGCCGAAATTCGATCGTCGAGTCCGACCGCCTCGAGCACCTCGTAGGCGTCCGCACCGTAGGCCTTGGCGATGTTTCCGAGTTCGTTCACGAGCGAGACTTTCGACGCGAGGAAGGCGTTGTTCGCGTACTTGATGAGTTCGGCTTCGCGGATGTCGGTCTCGACGAGGTCGGTATCCTCGCGCTCTAAAATCGGGGCGTACAGTTCGCGAAGCGTCGCTCGGGCTTCCTCGTTCGTCGCTCCGACGACCACCTTGTCGGGCTCGAGGAAGTCCTCGACTGCCGTTCCCATCCGCAGAAACTCGGGATTCATGGCGAGTTCGAGACCGTCGCCAACTCGCGTTCCGGCGTGATCTTCGAGGACCCGGCCGACGACGTCCTCGGTCGTACCTGGCAAGACCGTACTTTTGACCACGACGAGGTGGTCGCTGTCCTTCGCGGCGAGTGCACGGCCGAGCGATTCGGCCCCGGCTTGCATGATCGCCAGGTCGAGACTCCCGTCGTCGGCCTGTGGCGTCGGGAGACAGAGGAAGGTGACGTCGGTCTCGCGGACTGCGTCGTAGTCGGTCGTCGCCCGCAGGTTTGCGCCCGCGTGTTCGGCGATTCGCTCCTCGAGTCCGGACTCGTGGATCGGGGCCTCGCCGGCGTTGATCGTCTCGACGATCTCCTCGTCGATTTCGACGTTGACGACCTCGTGACCGAGATCCGCGAGGCAGGCGGCGACGGTCGTTCCGACGTAGCCGCTGCCGACGATAGAAACGTGCATGGACGTGTCGAGGAACGCCCGTCGTTAGACGTTTTTGACTTCGCTCGAGGGATGGGCGGCCCGGTAGGTCGGGCGCTCCTTTTTGCGCCTTCCCCGTGAACAACCCACATGGAACCCCGAATCAGCATGCTCACGTTAGGTGTGACGGACCTCGAGGCATCGACGCGGTTCTACAGAGACGGACTCGGGTTGCCAGAGTACGAGTCTGAGGGAGACGTTACGTTCTTCGAAACCGCCGGCGCGTGGCTCGCGTTGTATCCGCGAACCGCACTCGCCGAGGACGCCACCGTTTGCGCCGACGGGGACGGGTTTCGAGGAATGAGCATCGCACACAACGTCGAGTCGAAACGGGACGTCGATACCGTCCTCGAGGAAGCGAGCGGCGCAGGGGCGACGATCCGTAAACCCGCTCGTGATACCGATTGGGGCGGGTACTCGGGATACTTCGCGGATCTCGACGGCTTCCTCTGGGAAGTCGCGTGGAATCCCGATATGGACCTCACGGGGTAGATGGATCGGACCGTGCTTCGGTAGCCAGCGTGGATCGTGTTCCGAGAGGCAGTCCAGATCGCACTTTCGGAGACGACCGGTCGATCACTCGAGGTGTCGCCGAAGGTCGCCGACGGCGTCGTCGTACGCCGCGTGGGCCTGGTCGAGGTTGACGGGATCCGAGATCATGCCGAAGAAGCCGTGGATCATGTCATCGTAGTTGCGATAGGTGACGGAGACGCCCGCCTCCTCGAGTCGATCTGCGTAGGCCGCACCGTCGTCGCGTAGCGGATCGAAGCCGGCAGTGACGACCGTCGCCGGCGGGAGTCCGGAGAGATCGTTCGCGAGGCGTGGCATCGCGTAGACGTTCCCTTGGTCGATTTCGTGCTCGAAGTAGTGTTCGCGAAACCAAGTCATGTCGTCGGTGGTGAGGAAGTAATCCTCGCCGTTCTCGGCGTAGGCCGCCGTCTCGGTGACGTCGCCCGTTCCGGGGTAGACAAGCAGTTGATAGGCGACGTCGGGGCCGTCGCGGTCCCGCGAGAGCAATGCTGTCGACGCCGCCAGATTCCCGCCCGCGCTGTCGCCAGCCAGTACGAGTCGCTCCGGATCGGCATCGAGCGCCGGCGCTGCGTCCACCGCCCACTCGAGCGCCGCGTAACAGTCCGTGAGTCCCGCCGGGAACGGGTGTTCGGGTGCGAGGCGGTAGTCGACGCTGACGACCGGATACCCCGTCTCCGTCGCGAGTTTTCGGCAGGTGTTGTCGTGCGTGTCGATACTACCGATGACCCAACCGCCGCCGTGGAAGTAGACGATCAGCGGTCGGTCGCCGTCTTCAGGCCCACTGCGTCCGTCTTCACTCGGTCCGGGTTCGTAAATCCGAACGTCGATCGCTCCATCCGGGCCGTCGATGGTTCGGTCGTCGACCGACTCGAGCGTGCAGACGGGGTCGCCGCCGACGCGGAGTTTCTCGAACATCTCTCGAGCCTCCTGTGGCGAAACCTCGGTGAACTCCGGTGTGTCGAGGGAGTTGTACATTTCGAGGAACGCCTTGATGTTCGGGTGTGGCTCCGGTGCGCGAGATGGTGTCATAACCCACTATTTTCATCGACGACGACAAAAAGATATCCTCGCGAAACGACCCGCGTCACGCTCGAGCGAATAGAAACTCACCGCAGACTCCGGACTCAAGGTGACGGCGAGTTCCACACCGTTTATTTCGGTGCGGAACGGCCCTTCGAGCAATGACGAACCAGGCACTCATCGACGCCTTACGCGAGGCAGACGCCGTCCAGTTCGGCGAGTTCGACCTCGCCCACGGAGACACGAGCGAGTACTACGTCGACAAGTACCTCTTCGAGACCGACCCGGACTGCCTCGAGACCGTCGCCGAAGCCTTCGCCGAGCGCGTCGACGCCGACGACAAACTCGCCGGCGTCGCACTCGGTGCCGTCCCGCTCGCCGCAGCGACGAGCGTCGCAGCGGGAGTTCCCTACGTCATCGCGCGCAAGCAGCGAAAGGAGTACGGCACCGGCAATCTCGTCGAGGGACGACTCGAGGACGGCGAAGAGGTCGTCGTGCTCGAGGACATCGTCACGACAGGGACCAGCCTCGTCGACGCCATCGAAGCGCTCCGAGAGGCGGGTGCGACCGTCGAGCGTGCACTGGTCGTCGTCGACCGCGAAGAAGGCGGTCGCGAGAACGTCGAAGCCGCCGACGTCGAGATGGAGTCGCTGGTAACGGCGAGCGAGTTGCTCGCCGACCGGGAGTGAGCGAGTAAGTGAGTAAGTGTGTGAGTGAGTGAGGGGGTGAGCGGCTGAATTCGCGCCACCGAATTGCCGTCTTTGCCGTCTTCCGTTACTGTCCGTACGATTCGAACTGCTCGAGGACCGTCTCGAGTTGCTCGTCGGTCAAGGGTCGGGGCTCGAGGCTCGCCGATCTGATCTCGAGGTACAGCCGTGCCAGACTCTCGACGTGGTGGGTGTTCTCGAGGGCGGTCTCGAGATCCGGTGCGGTGACGACCAATCCGTGGTTTTCGATGAACGCGGCGGTCGAGTCAGCCGCCGACATGGCTTCGACGATATTTTCAGCCAGTTTGTCGGTTCCGTAGGGGGCGTACGATGCGACGGGAACCCGTTTCCCGACCGCGACGATCATGTAGTGAATCGGCGGTAGGGGCTGGTGGGCGGTCGCCATCGCCGTCGACCACGGCGAGTGCGTGTGGACGATGGCACCGACGTCTTCGCGTCGGTAGATCGCGCTGTGCATCGGAACCTCGCTGCTGGGGGCCATCTCGCCGTCGCGTTGCTCGCCGTCGACGCCGACGACCGGCGTCTCCGCGACGTCGAAACTGTCGTAGGGAACCCCAGTCGGCGTGATTGCGAAGGCGTCGCCGTCAGTACTCTCACGGACGCTCAGATTCCCGGTTCGTGCGGGGGTCAGTTCGGCCAGTTCAGCAGCGTGTTCGACAACCTGTCGGCGCTCGGACTCGAGAATCACAGTACAACCTCCGTTAGTTCCTCGAACGCATCTATCCTGTGGTCGGGCGCTCGTCGCCCCTCGAGGGGTTCGTCCGGGTCGGCGTTCCAGAGCACCGTCTCGAGGCCGACCGCGTTCGCGCCGAGGATATCTGCTTCGACGTCGTCACCGACCATCACGGCTTCCGAGGGCCGACACTCGAGTCGGGCCAGCGGCAGGGTGAACATCACCGATCCCGGCTTCTCTCGACCCGTCTCCTCGGAGGTGAGCAGGAGGTCGATGTACGGCTCGAGTCCCAGTTTCTCGACTTTCGCGAGTTGAATTCGAGTCGTCAGGTTGGTCGTGATAGCGACGTCGATTCCCGCCGACTGCAGCGTCTCGAGGGTCTCCTCGACGGCGGGGAAGAGCGTCATCTCCTCGAGGTAGGCCTCCCAGAACGCGTCACCGAGCGCCAGGGCGTCACCGGGTCTCGATTCGTCGGTAAGTTCCTCGAGCGCGCGCTTGAAGTAGATGAACCGCTCGTGGGTAGCCGCCGTTCCCGAGAGTTCGCGTTTGACTTCCGTGCGACCGGTCTGGTAGAAGTCCTCGAACGACTCGCGGTCGAAGTCGTAGCCGAACTCGCGGGCGGTTTTGCGGGCCGCCTCGAGGCCCGCATCCCGGCAGGGCGAGTATGGATACAACGTGTCGTCGAGGTCGAAGAGCACGGCGTTTGCCATCATACACCTCAGTGAGTCACGAGGCGAAAAACGAGTATCGGTCCGAAACGTCGACTCGTAGACCATCACAACGCTTTTATCCCGCTCGAGACAACTCGTAGCTACGATGGTAGGTGTCCGCTTTACAGGGGCTCTCGCCCGCTTCTAACTCTCACCTGCTGCTCGCTGTGTCAGATCGGATTCACAGTCGAGTGGTACCCGCGGACGCTCGACCGAACTTCTCTGTGAAGTTCACCACCCAGCGATAGCGATACCAATGTCAGAATCAGATTCCCACTCCCAAGAACAGATTACGGTCGTACTGCCAGACGGATCCGAACTCGCAGTCGCCCCCGACGCGACGGTTGAGGACTGTGCCTACGAGATCGGTCCCGGTCTCGGCCGCGACACGGTCGCCGGGAAACTCGACGGCGACCTCGTCGCCAAAGAAGCACCCGTCTACGACGGCGTCGAACTCGAGATCGTCACCGACGGAAGCGAGGAGGCCCTCGAGGTTATGCGTCACTCGGCGTCACACTGCCTCGCACAGGCCGTCGAGCGACTGTACGACGCCGAGGAGGTCAAACTGGCCATCGGCCCGCCGACGGACGAGGGCTTTTACTATGACTTCGACAACCTCGAGATCGACGAGGAAGACCTCGTCGATCTCGAGCGAGAGATCGAGGAGATCATCGCGGAAGACTACGAGATCGAGCGCGAGGACGTCTCGATCGAAGAGGCTGAGGAACGACTCGCCGACGAACCGTACAAACTCGAACTCCTCTCTGAGTTCGCCGACGAGAACGACACCGTCTCGTTCTACAAACAGGGCGAGTGGGAAGACCTCTGTGCCGGCCCGCACGTCGACTCGACCGGCGAAATCGGCGTCGTGAAACTGCTCGA includes:
- a CDS encoding VOC family protein; this encodes MEPRISMLTLGVTDLEASTRFYRDGLGLPEYESEGDVTFFETAGAWLALYPRTALAEDATVCADGDGFRGMSIAHNVESKRDVDTVLEEASGAGATIRKPARDTDWGGYSGYFADLDGFLWEVAWNPDMDLTG
- a CDS encoding DUF5789 family protein yields the protein MGVRPPSNGDDDEPESVEFGIAAVDAQLRDADLSFPATKDDVAAELGHEQIAYDVHGNTVSLGEMIDRVETGEFRSRQELLNELHGPFEEYRENNSGGMFQQMRSMLPF
- a CDS encoding class II aldolase/adducin family protein — encoded protein: MILESERRQVVEHAAELAELTPARTGNLSVRESTDGDAFAITPTGVPYDSFDVAETPVVGVDGEQRDGEMAPSSEVPMHSAIYRREDVGAIVHTHSPWSTAMATAHQPLPPIHYMIVAVGKRVPVASYAPYGTDKLAENIVEAMSAADSTAAFIENHGLVVTAPDLETALENTHHVESLARLYLEIRSASLEPRPLTDEQLETVLEQFESYGQ
- the aglJ gene encoding S-layer glycoprotein N-glycosyltransferase AglJ translates to MDDDAVRAGPNISVGDGEVIAMSQETRDISTDEVCILIPTLDEAATIGDVIDGFHDEGYTNVFVVDGDSDDETCEIARDRGAHVLVQSGNGKGQAVREALEYVNVPYVLMLDGDGTYDPADADRMLEPLSRGYEHVIGNRFADMDDDAMKALNGFGNRVINRSFRFIHGADYDDILSGYRAFTVDSFERLSLDSDGFTIETELAVECVKHGVETTVVPVSYGARPDESETNLHPVTDGGTIILALYSLAKTNNPLFYFGSLGIGGIASGGVIATYVLWRWVQYGIGHEILAMVSAAAVLLGVQLLMFGVLSDMLVTLHREQRRRLEQITRRSRQRDDD
- the pyrE gene encoding orotate phosphoribosyltransferase, with translation MTNQALIDALREADAVQFGEFDLAHGDTSEYYVDKYLFETDPDCLETVAEAFAERVDADDKLAGVALGAVPLAAATSVAAGVPYVIARKQRKEYGTGNLVEGRLEDGEEVVVLEDIVTTGTSLVDAIEALREAGATVERALVVVDREEGGRENVEAADVEMESLVTASELLADRE
- a CDS encoding VOC family protein; its protein translation is MLTGLSWLALEVKYLERARSFYEETLELTLEGKTDSELRFSAGSTDLVLRRPDGVPRGGLHTHYAFSIPSGEYDDWWDRLSETYDLEEAEFGSSRSLYLYDPDGNCVELGQQSVDGPGIDGIFEVVLEVEALERAADLYGELGFETVDVGDDRKRVRMDGPMALELWEPHLGLADARGGVHVDLGFETDDLDAVVSAVSERVCSLERASDTTAVIRDPDGHVLTVTEA
- a CDS encoding MPN domain-containing protein, producing MVYITRALVDVLLDLASDADPDRVTTGVSITPAGELEGADGLPPETPVFTDFLLPNLGNAVNAVFGVDLSTPARQFQGRFVSHPVRELEVTKRDDLAQVVFVAVPPWEYGERTFAAFDRRGERHPLEVLDAHPPEQSLRG
- a CDS encoding HAD family hydrolase; this translates as MMANAVLFDLDDTLYPYSPCRDAGLEAARKTAREFGYDFDRESFEDFYQTGRTEVKRELSGTAATHERFIYFKRALEELTDESRPGDALALGDAFWEAYLEEMTLFPAVEETLETLQSAGIDVAITTNLTTRIQLAKVEKLGLEPYIDLLLTSEETGREKPGSVMFTLPLARLECRPSEAVMVGDDVEADILGANAVGLETVLWNADPDEPLEGRRAPDHRIDAFEELTEVVL
- a CDS encoding alpha/beta hydrolase — its product is MTPSRAPEPHPNIKAFLEMYNSLDTPEFTEVSPQEAREMFEKLRVGGDPVCTLESVDDRTIDGPDGAIDVRIYEPGPSEDGRSGPEDGDRPLIVYFHGGGWVIGSIDTHDNTCRKLATETGYPVVSVDYRLAPEHPFPAGLTDCYAALEWAVDAAPALDADPERLVLAGDSAGGNLAASTALLSRDRDGPDVAYQLLVYPGTGDVTETAAYAENGEDYFLTTDDMTWFREHYFEHEIDQGNVYAMPRLANDLSGLPPATVVTAGFDPLRDDGAAYADRLEEAGVSVTYRNYDDMIHGFFGMISDPVNLDQAHAAYDDAVGDLRRHLE
- the aglM gene encoding UDP-glucose 6-dehydrogenase AglM, coding for MHVSIVGSGYVGTTVAACLADLGHEVVNVEIDEEIVETINAGEAPIHESGLEERIAEHAGANLRATTDYDAVRETDVTFLCLPTPQADDGSLDLAIMQAGAESLGRALAAKDSDHLVVVKSTVLPGTTEDVVGRVLEDHAGTRVGDGLELAMNPEFLRMGTAVEDFLEPDKVVVGATNEEARATLRELYAPILEREDTDLVETDIREAELIKYANNAFLASKVSLVNELGNIAKAYGADAYEVLEAVGLDDRISAQFMRSGLGWGGSCFPKDVAALRAGAREQEYEPELLDAVVAVNDAQPRRLVDLLEKHVSGEGDESLEGSRIAVLGLSFKPGTDDVRKSRALDVIDTLHERDATVVAYDPVAVENVRSEYPTVEFAGSASDALEGADGAVVATDWPEFDELSFEGMAQRIVVDGRRIDVDESTLDAYEGLTW
- a CDS encoding ribbon-helix-helix domain-containing protein, with protein sequence MTEYTTVSIPKDLADRVEDTIEGTSFQSTSDLTRFLLRSIVIQHQKQGELTEAEFEEITEQLRGLGYLE